In Bacteroidales bacterium, the following are encoded in one genomic region:
- a CDS encoding phospho-sugar mutase — MNIDQQILDRANAWLTGNFDEMTKQQVRDLMEKDPVGLTDAFYRDLEFGTGGLRGIMGVGTNRMNRYTVGMATQGLANYLKKVHGDRAEISAAIAYDSRNNNTLFAQITANVLSANGIRVFLFDRLRPTPELSFAVRHLKCQTGIVITASHNPKEYNGYKVYWTDGGQLLTPHDRNVIQEVLRINSVDEVKFEGNPALINTIGAEVDRAFLEKSCQQSLSPEIIRDHHDLKIVYTPLHGTGVHLIPMALKAFGFTQIIGVEEQNVISGDFPTVHSPNPEEGAALAMAIQKAVETGASLVMGTDPDGDRVGVAVRNREGEFILLNGNQTACLILYYILGKWSEKKKLTGREYIAKTIVTTELLKDIATHFGVETFDVLTGFKYIAELIRNLEGERVYIGGGEESYGYMIGDFVRDKDAVTSCCMIAETAAWASSQGKTLFELLIDIYVRFGLSKEKQISVTKKGKAGAEEIQKMMDRFRNHPPAELDGSRVIRIMDYLKQTEKDCLTGILKKILLPQSNVLQFFLEDGSKITVRPSGTEPKIKFYFGIKAPLGKAEEFEETDRKLEMRIEAISRSLGLS; from the coding sequence ATGAATATCGATCAGCAAATCCTCGACAGGGCCAATGCATGGCTGACAGGAAACTTTGATGAAATGACCAAGCAACAGGTAAGGGATCTCATGGAGAAGGATCCGGTGGGCCTTACCGATGCATTTTACCGTGATCTTGAGTTTGGCACCGGTGGCCTGCGCGGGATCATGGGCGTGGGAACCAACCGGATGAACAGGTACACCGTTGGCATGGCAACCCAGGGCCTGGCCAATTACCTTAAAAAGGTGCACGGTGACCGGGCGGAGATCAGTGCAGCCATTGCCTATGACTCCAGGAACAATAACACGCTTTTTGCGCAGATCACGGCGAATGTACTCTCAGCCAACGGGATCAGGGTCTTTCTGTTTGACCGCCTCCGCCCAACCCCGGAACTCTCTTTTGCAGTGAGGCATCTCAAATGCCAGACAGGAATCGTGATCACCGCCTCGCACAACCCGAAGGAATACAACGGTTACAAAGTATACTGGACCGATGGCGGCCAGTTGCTCACGCCTCACGACAGGAACGTCATCCAGGAAGTGCTCCGGATCAATTCGGTTGATGAGGTGAAATTTGAAGGAAATCCCGCCCTGATCAACACGATCGGTGCAGAGGTTGACAGGGCGTTCCTGGAGAAGAGCTGCCAGCAGTCGCTGTCACCGGAGATCATCAGGGATCATCACGATCTGAAGATCGTTTACACTCCTCTCCACGGAACAGGTGTACACCTTATTCCAATGGCTCTGAAAGCCTTTGGATTTACGCAGATCATCGGGGTGGAGGAGCAGAATGTGATCAGCGGGGATTTCCCCACGGTTCATTCACCCAATCCGGAGGAAGGAGCTGCACTGGCGATGGCCATTCAGAAAGCCGTGGAAACAGGAGCCTCACTGGTGATGGGTACCGACCCGGATGGCGACCGGGTGGGCGTTGCCGTCAGAAACAGGGAAGGTGAATTTATCCTGCTCAACGGCAATCAAACCGCCTGCCTGATCCTGTATTACATACTCGGCAAATGGTCGGAAAAAAAGAAGCTTACCGGCCGCGAATACATTGCCAAAACGATCGTCACCACCGAGTTGCTCAAGGACATTGCCACCCATTTCGGTGTGGAGACCTTTGATGTGCTGACCGGCTTCAAATACATCGCCGAGCTGATCCGCAACCTGGAAGGGGAACGCGTTTACATCGGCGGCGGTGAAGAAAGCTATGGCTACATGATCGGTGATTTTGTCAGGGACAAGGATGCCGTGACCTCTTGCTGCATGATCGCCGAGACGGCTGCCTGGGCTTCCAGCCAGGGGAAAACCCTCTTCGAACTGCTCATCGACATCTATGTCCGCTTTGGATTATCGAAGGAAAAACAGATCTCGGTCACCAAAAAAGGAAAAGCCGGCGCTGAGGAGATCCAAAAGATGATGGACCGGTTCCGGAATCATCCTCCGGCAGAACTGGATGGCTCACGGGTGATCCGGATCATGGATTATCTGAAACAGACTGAAAAAGACTGTCTGACAGGAATCCTGAAGAAGATTCTGCTACCGCAATCAAATGTGCTTCAATTCTTCCTGGAGGATGGCAGCAAGATCACCGTACGTCCATCAGGCACCGAACCCAAGATCAAGTTTTACTTCGGGATCAAAGCGCCACTTGGGAAGGCGGAAGAATTTGAGGAAACCGACAGGAAACTTGAAATGCGAATAGAAGCGATATCGCGTTCTTTGGGCCTATCTTGA